The following are encoded together in the Acetobacter vaccinii genome:
- the gcvP gene encoding aminomethyl-transferring glycine dehydrogenase, producing the protein MYSHASGPNPVAGQGLDALPAFAGLKAAPGAFAARHIGPTPHDQDTMLRALGVASLDALTDQTLPAAIRTTAPMGLGDGWSETAVLDHLRALADQNTVLTSLIGQGYYGTILPAVIQRNILENPAWYTAYTPYQPEISQGRLEALLNFQTMVTELTGLDIANASLLDEATAAAEAMALARRVATSRATAFFVDAQCHPQTIAVLKTRAEPMGFGIIVGNPATDLTAADVFGAIVQYPGTSGQITDPRPVIEALHAAGAIAVVAADPLALTVLAAPGTLGADIAIGSTQRFGVPMGFGGPHAAYMAVRDAYKRSMPGRLVGVSVDSEGRPAYRLALQTREQHIRREKATSNICTAQVLLAVIAGMYAVYHGPDGLVAIARRVHGLAATLAAGLRALGCVVETEHFFDTITVQAGDNAPALLERARAAGMNLRDSGAGRVGISLDETSSARTVLAVWSVFCTDSTRVAQVAQTLPASPAALPAGLDRAAPFMQQAVFRSCRSETDMLRYLRRLSDKDLALDRTMIPLGSCTMKLNATVEMLPITWPGFCDLHPFAPADQARGYQALLADLERWLCAISGYDAVSFQPNSGAQGEYAGLLAIRAYHRARGDEGRTVCLIPASAHGTNPASAQMAGMQVVVVRCDTHGNIDLEDMRAKVAAHAATLAAVMITYPSTHGVFEENMRTICDLVHDAGGQVYVDGANMNAQVGLARPADYGGDVSHFNLHKTFCIPHGGGGPGMGPIGVRAHLAPYLPTNPTSPQALAVSAAPFGSASILPISWAYIRLMGDDGLKRATQVAILNANYIVSRLSEAYPVLYRGAQGRVAHECILDLRPIKDSTGVSVDDIAKRLVDFGFHAPTVSFPVAGTVMIEPTESEGLAELDRFCNAMLAIRAEVSAIEQGETAVEHSALRHAPHTAATVTADVWPHPYTRQQGAFPPGVHPATKYWPPVSRIDNVYGDRNLVCSCPPLSEWEDTATPA; encoded by the coding sequence ATGTATTCCCACGCTTCCGGCCCCAACCCTGTGGCAGGCCAGGGCCTCGATGCCCTGCCCGCCTTTGCGGGCCTCAAGGCGGCCCCCGGCGCGTTTGCCGCACGCCACATCGGCCCCACCCCGCATGATCAGGACACCATGCTGCGCGCCCTTGGCGTGGCATCGCTCGACGCGCTGACAGACCAGACCCTGCCTGCCGCCATCCGCACCACCGCGCCCATGGGCCTGGGGGATGGCTGGAGCGAAACCGCCGTGCTGGACCACCTGCGCGCGCTGGCAGACCAGAACACCGTGCTGACATCGCTGATCGGGCAGGGCTATTACGGCACCATCCTGCCTGCGGTCATCCAGCGCAATATTCTCGAAAACCCGGCCTGGTACACAGCCTACACACCCTACCAGCCCGAAATCAGCCAGGGCCGGCTGGAAGCCCTACTGAACTTCCAGACCATGGTGACAGAGCTGACGGGGCTGGACATTGCCAATGCCTCGCTGCTGGACGAAGCCACGGCTGCGGCCGAGGCCATGGCACTGGCCCGGCGTGTTGCCACCAGCCGCGCCACTGCCTTTTTTGTTGATGCCCAGTGCCACCCCCAGACCATCGCGGTGCTGAAAACCCGCGCCGAGCCTATGGGCTTTGGCATTATTGTGGGCAACCCCGCCACCGACCTGACTGCGGCTGATGTATTTGGCGCGATTGTGCAGTACCCCGGCACATCGGGCCAGATTACCGACCCCCGCCCGGTTATTGAGGCCCTGCACGCTGCCGGTGCCATTGCCGTTGTGGCCGCAGACCCGCTGGCCCTGACCGTGCTGGCAGCCCCCGGCACTCTGGGGGCGGATATTGCCATTGGCTCCACCCAGCGTTTTGGCGTGCCCATGGGCTTTGGTGGCCCCCACGCAGCCTATATGGCCGTGCGCGACGCCTACAAGCGCAGCATGCCGGGCAGGCTTGTTGGTGTGTCTGTTGATAGTGAAGGCCGCCCTGCCTACCGGCTGGCGCTGCAAACGCGCGAACAGCATATCCGGCGGGAAAAGGCGACCTCCAACATCTGCACAGCGCAGGTGCTGCTGGCCGTTATTGCCGGGATGTATGCTGTCTACCATGGGCCGGACGGGCTGGTTGCCATCGCCCGGCGCGTGCATGGTCTGGCCGCCACACTGGCCGCAGGGCTGCGCGCTCTGGGGTGCGTGGTGGAAACCGAGCACTTCTTTGACACCATCACCGTACAGGCTGGCGACAACGCCCCCGCCCTGCTCGAACGCGCCCGCGCAGCAGGCATGAACCTGCGTGACAGTGGGGCTGGCCGGGTTGGCATCAGTTTGGATGAAACCTCCAGCGCGCGGACTGTGCTGGCCGTATGGTCTGTTTTCTGCACCGACAGCACCCGCGTCGCCCAGGTGGCCCAGACCCTGCCCGCAAGCCCCGCTGCCCTCCCCGCTGGGCTGGACCGTGCGGCCCCCTTCATGCAGCAGGCCGTGTTCCGCTCCTGCCGGTCGGAAACCGATATGCTGCGCTACCTGCGCCGCCTGTCGGACAAGGATCTGGCGCTGGACCGCACCATGATCCCGCTGGGGTCCTGCACCATGAAGCTGAACGCCACGGTGGAAATGCTGCCCATCACCTGGCCCGGCTTTTGCGACCTGCACCCCTTTGCTCCAGCTGATCAGGCGCGGGGTTATCAGGCACTGCTGGCAGATCTGGAACGCTGGCTTTGTGCCATCAGCGGGTATGATGCTGTGTCCTTCCAGCCCAATTCCGGCGCGCAGGGGGAATATGCGGGGCTGCTGGCCATTCGCGCCTACCACCGCGCCAGAGGGGATGAGGGGCGGACTGTCTGCCTGATCCCGGCCTCGGCCCATGGTACCAACCCGGCATCGGCCCAGATGGCAGGCATGCAGGTTGTGGTTGTCCGCTGCGACACCCACGGCAATATCGACCTCGAAGATATGCGCGCCAAGGTTGCTGCCCATGCGGCAACACTGGCGGCAGTCATGATCACCTACCCCTCGACCCATGGTGTGTTTGAAGAAAACATGCGCACCATCTGCGATCTGGTGCATGACGCCGGAGGGCAGGTGTATGTTGATGGCGCCAATATGAACGCACAGGTGGGCCTGGCCCGCCCGGCGGATTACGGCGGCGATGTCAGCCATTTCAACCTGCACAAAACCTTCTGCATCCCGCATGGCGGGGGCGGCCCCGGTATGGGCCCGATTGGCGTGCGCGCCCATCTGGCCCCCTACCTGCCCACCAACCCGACCAGCCCGCAGGCGCTGGCGGTCAGCGCGGCCCCGTTTGGCTCGGCCTCCATCCTCCCGATTTCCTGGGCATATATCCGCCTGATGGGGGATGACGGGCTCAAACGCGCAACACAGGTGGCAATCCTGAATGCCAACTACATTGTCAGCCGCCTGTCCGAGGCCTACCCCGTGCTGTACCGGGGTGCGCAGGGCCGTGTGGCGCATGAGTGCATTCTGGACCTGCGGCCCATCAAGGACAGCACCGGGGTCAGTGTTGATGACATTGCCAAGCGGCTGGTGGATTTTGGCTTCCATGCCCCCACGGTCAGCTTTCCGGTTGCGGGCACGGTCATGATCGAGCCGACGGAATCCGAAGGGCTGGCCGAGCTTGATCGTTTCTGCAACGCCATGCTGGCCATCCGTGCGGAAGTTTCGGCCATTGAGCAGGGGGAAACCGCAGTAGAGCACTCTGCCCTACGCCATGCCCCCCATACGGCTGCAACGGTGACTGCCGATGTCTGGCCGCACCCCTATACCCGCCAGCAGGGGGCTTTTCCGCCCGGTGTACACCCTGCCACCAAATACTGGCCGCCGGTCAGCCGGATTGATAACGTTTACGGCGACCGCAACCTTGTCTGCTCCTGCCCGCCCCTGTCGGAGTGGGAGGACACTGCCACCCCGGCCTGA
- the gcvH gene encoding glycine cleavage system protein GcvH: protein MTVYYTSEHEWLRIEGEEAIVGITRHAADALGELVFVEARPNGTTVKAGEAAAVVESVKAASDIYAPVDGEIIGSNPALADDPAQISNDPEGAGWIFRLRLSTPDQLSGLLDAAAYQALIA, encoded by the coding sequence ATGACCGTCTATTACACATCCGAACACGAATGGCTGCGTATCGAAGGCGAAGAGGCCATTGTCGGCATTACCCGCCACGCCGCCGACGCGCTGGGCGAACTGGTGTTTGTTGAGGCCCGCCCCAACGGCACCACCGTCAAGGCCGGTGAGGCCGCCGCAGTTGTGGAATCCGTCAAGGCGGCATCGGACATCTATGCCCCGGTCGATGGCGAGATTATCGGCAGCAACCCCGCCCTGGCGGACGACCCTGCCCAGATCAGCAACGACCCGGAAGGGGCTGGCTGGATTTTCCGCCTGCGTCTCAGCACGCCTGACCAGTTGAGCGGCCTGCTGGATGCTGCGGCCTATCAGGCGCTGATCGCCTAA
- the gcvT gene encoding glycine cleavage system aminomethyltransferase GcvT — protein sequence MDTDSLHRTPLYTLHLEHGGRMVPFAGYAMPVQYAPGIMAEHRHVRAQAGLFDVSHMGQVRLRARSGVVEDAALALERLVPADIVALRPGRQRYTQFTNPAGGILDDLMVIREADSLLLVINAACKAADIAHLRAHLDDSCTIEPLDTHALLALQGPMAEQALATLAPAVQDMAFMDVQTLTLAGVACVVSRSGYTGEDGFEISIPATHAQTLARTLLDLPYVWPIGLGARDSLRLEGGLCLYGADIDETTTPVEAALEWSIQKSRRTGGARAGGFPGAEIILAQLQDGTTRRRVGLRPEGRAPVRGGAPLYATPALAEKLGTVTSGGFGPTVDAPVAMGYVATPQAAPGTVVAAELRGRAVACTVSPLPFVPAGFRR from the coding sequence ATGGATACGGACTCTCTCCACCGGACACCCCTCTACACCCTCCATCTTGAGCACGGGGGCCGCATGGTCCCCTTTGCGGGCTATGCCATGCCAGTGCAGTACGCACCGGGCATTATGGCCGAGCACCGGCATGTGCGCGCACAGGCCGGGCTTTTTGATGTCTCCCACATGGGCCAGGTGCGCCTGCGCGCACGCTCCGGCGTGGTGGAAGACGCAGCCCTGGCGCTGGAACGCCTTGTCCCGGCCGATATTGTGGCCCTGCGCCCCGGCCGCCAGCGCTACACGCAGTTTACCAACCCCGCAGGCGGTATTCTGGACGATCTGATGGTCATCCGTGAGGCCGACAGCCTGCTGCTGGTGATCAACGCAGCCTGCAAGGCCGCCGATATTGCCCATCTGCGCGCCCATCTGGACGACAGTTGCACCATAGAGCCGCTGGACACGCACGCCCTGCTGGCGCTGCAAGGCCCCATGGCCGAGCAGGCTCTGGCCACACTGGCCCCCGCCGTGCAGGACATGGCCTTTATGGACGTGCAGACCCTGACACTGGCCGGGGTCGCCTGTGTTGTTTCGCGCTCGGGCTATACGGGCGAGGACGGGTTTGAAATTTCCATCCCCGCCACCCATGCCCAAACCCTGGCCCGCACCCTGCTGGACCTGCCCTATGTCTGGCCCATTGGCCTTGGCGCACGCGACAGCCTGCGGCTAGAAGGCGGGCTGTGTCTGTATGGCGCGGATATTGATGAAACCACCACCCCGGTGGAAGCCGCGCTGGAATGGTCCATCCAGAAAAGCCGCCGCACGGGGGGGGCCCGCGCAGGGGGCTTTCCGGGGGCCGAAATCATTCTGGCCCAGTTGCAAGACGGCACCACCCGCCGCCGTGTTGGCCTGCGGCCCGAAGGGCGCGCCCCTGTCCGCGGCGGTGCGCCCCTGTATGCCACCCCGGCTCTGGCTGAAAAGCTGGGGACTGTCACCTCCGGCGGGTTTGGCCCCACGGTGGATGCCCCGGTGGCCATGGGCTACGTGGCCACCCCACAGGCCGCCCCAGGCACCGTAGTGGCGGCGGAACTGCGGGGCCGGGCTGTTGCCTGCACCGTCAGCCCGCTGCCGTTCGTCCCTGCGGGTTTCCGCCGCTAG
- the speE gene encoding polyamine aminopropyltransferase produces the protein MTETWIEETLYDNWGQRFRVVKELARTRSAFQDIVVFESESHGRVLMLDGVTQITERDEFVYQEMLTHVPLFSHPDPKRVLIIGAGDGGVLRRVLEHPGVEKAVMVEIDGTVIELSKQHLPSIAQDAWDNPRAEVIVGDGIDYVARAADGSFDVIIVDSTDPIGVGEVLFTDSFYEHCARVLSAQGLIVNQCGVPFMQADELHDTSVRRARFFPQVSAYVAAVPTYVGGFMTLGIASKGESLAKQDVEQVRARARAAGLEGKTQYWTPEIHVGSFNLPPYIARHLPGTKA, from the coding sequence ATGACCGAAACATGGATTGAAGAAACCCTTTACGACAACTGGGGCCAGCGTTTTCGCGTGGTCAAGGAACTGGCGCGCACACGCAGCGCCTTTCAGGACATTGTCGTCTTTGAAAGCGAATCCCACGGCCGCGTGCTGATGCTCGACGGTGTGACGCAGATCACCGAGCGGGACGAATTCGTTTATCAGGAAATGCTCACGCATGTGCCCCTGTTCAGCCACCCCGACCCCAAGCGGGTGCTGATTATTGGTGCCGGTGATGGCGGCGTGCTGCGCCGCGTGCTTGAACACCCTGGTGTGGAAAAGGCCGTCATGGTCGAAATCGATGGCACTGTCATCGAACTTTCCAAACAGCACCTCCCCTCCATCGCGCAGGACGCCTGGGACAACCCCAGAGCAGAAGTGATCGTGGGTGATGGGATCGACTACGTGGCCCGCGCGGCCGACGGGTCGTTTGATGTCATTATCGTGGACAGCACCGACCCGATCGGGGTGGGCGAAGTCCTGTTTACCGACTCATTTTACGAACACTGTGCCCGGGTGCTCAGCGCACAGGGGCTTATTGTCAACCAGTGCGGCGTGCCCTTCATGCAGGCGGACGAACTGCACGACACCAGCGTGCGGCGCGCGCGCTTCTTCCCGCAGGTTTCGGCCTATGTGGCGGCTGTGCCGACCTATGTTGGCGGCTTTATGACCCTGGGCATTGCCTCCAAGGGCGAAAGCCTGGCCAAGCAGGATGTCGAGCAGGTGCGTGCACGCGCCCGTGCCGCAGGGCTGGAAGGCAAGACCCAGTACTGGACGCCTGAAATCCATGTCGGGTCGTTTAATCTGCCGCCCTATATTGCCCGCCACCTGCCCGGCACAAAGGCCTGA
- the speD gene encoding adenosylmethionine decarboxylase: protein MNALAQLGMVSENPSNNQTISAPVATTEEERTDYFVERDGEKFAGTHLLVDMWGAKNLDDPERIDQTLREAALTAGATILHSHFHHFTPNGGVSGVVVLAESHISIHTWPERNFAAVDIFMCGACDPHMAIPVMQRLFQAKRLDVSEERRGRVTA, encoded by the coding sequence ATGAACGCACTTGCTCAACTGGGGATGGTCTCGGAAAACCCGAGCAATAACCAGACAATTTCCGCTCCCGTTGCAACAACGGAAGAAGAGCGTACAGACTACTTCGTAGAACGTGACGGCGAAAAATTCGCAGGCACTCACCTGCTTGTTGACATGTGGGGTGCGAAAAACCTGGATGATCCAGAACGGATCGACCAGACCCTGCGTGAAGCCGCGCTGACAGCCGGGGCCACAATCCTGCACAGCCACTTCCACCACTTCACGCCCAATGGTGGCGTGTCTGGCGTTGTGGTGCTGGCAGAAAGCCACATCTCCATCCACACATGGCCCGAACGCAACTTCGCCGCCGTGGATATCTTCATGTGTGGCGCCTGTGACCCGCATATGGCCATCCCGGTCATGCAGCGGCTGTTCCAGGCCAAGCGGCTTGATGTCAGCGAAGAACGCCGTGGCCGCGTAACGGCCTGA
- a CDS encoding LysR family transcriptional regulator — protein MLDRFTSMQVFGKVVSAGSFSGAARVLGLSPTMVTKHIIALETRLGTPLFSRSTRRLSLTEAGRLFLEGSQKILADMEAVEQTVGDQQREPRGLLRVNAPVSFAIRYVAPYLPGFRQRYPQVTVELGLNDRPVDLIEEGWDLALRIRQMPSSALRSRKLAAIRMVVCGAPAYFEQAGTPRTVDELSQHQCLGYTLSDVNSSTRWSFGQKGEKSVPVSGPLCANNGDVLREAAVAGAGIVYQPVFVVSHELQSGSLRALTLDYAPLVGPNLHAVYAPGISTPLKVRAMIDYLAECYGPVPPWEQDLSFCKE, from the coding sequence ATGCTGGACCGTTTTACCAGCATGCAGGTTTTCGGGAAGGTTGTCAGTGCAGGCAGCTTTAGCGGGGCCGCGCGTGTGCTGGGGCTTTCCCCCACGATGGTCACCAAACATATTATTGCGCTGGAAACCCGGCTGGGCACACCGTTGTTCAGCCGCAGCACACGCAGGCTGTCGCTGACCGAGGCTGGGCGGCTGTTTTTGGAAGGCAGCCAGAAAATACTGGCCGATATGGAGGCGGTGGAGCAGACGGTGGGTGACCAGCAGCGTGAACCGCGCGGGCTGTTGCGGGTTAATGCGCCGGTCTCTTTTGCCATACGTTATGTGGCCCCATATCTGCCGGGGTTTCGGCAACGCTACCCGCAGGTCACGGTGGAACTGGGGCTGAACGACCGCCCGGTGGACCTGATAGAGGAAGGCTGGGACCTTGCCCTACGGATCCGTCAGATGCCCTCCAGCGCGTTGCGGAGCCGCAAGCTTGCGGCCATTCGTATGGTTGTGTGTGGGGCCCCGGCCTATTTTGAGCAGGCAGGCACCCCCCGCACGGTGGATGAACTGAGCCAGCACCAGTGTCTGGGCTACACGCTGAGCGATGTTAACAGCTCGACCCGCTGGAGTTTTGGCCAGAAGGGGGAAAAGAGCGTGCCGGTCAGCGGCCCCTTGTGTGCCAATAATGGCGATGTCCTGCGAGAGGCCGCCGTTGCAGGGGCAGGGATTGTGTACCAGCCGGTGTTTGTGGTCAGCCACGAGCTACAGTCCGGCAGCCTGCGGGCGCTGACCCTTGATTATGCACCGCTGGTGGGCCCCAACCTGCATGCGGTGTATGCGCCTGGGATCAGCACACCGCTGAAGGTAAGGGCCATGATTGATTATCTGGCCGAGTGTTATGGGCCGGTGCCCCCGTGGGAGCAGGACCTGTCCTTCTGCAAGGAATAA
- a CDS encoding putative bifunctional diguanylate cyclase/phosphodiesterase yields the protein MSAMNIPGSYYLGAANGVADNAAPQRPDVGLFRRMLDQVPVGVMMVDPVTFLITYVNDTAATIFRTLQALLPVGGEGLIGCSIDIFNDVLPYQRELITNPANLPYSTRLRLGEEVLDLSISCVTGQDGTYVGPMLTWSRVTAQVRAEESMTRLARYDILTGLRNRPTFFGELATDLARPRPPGTPPADGLFLVDLDGFKHVNDSYGHTAGDTILGMVAHKLEVISREQGGCVGRMGGDEFALFIPECTPCQAEHTARSIIRAMQEPLTLPEWGRHQIGVSVGIALSPDHGADPTTLLAHAHMALHDVKQGGKGSYRVFVPQMKHKHQRRASLEGLLREAMPHKRDMFVFYQPIVDLTTRRVVAREALIRWHHPERGWISPGDFIPVAEEAGLIQELDAFVFATACREAANWQDGAIVATNVSAACLGLVRLPDLVQAELARTGLPPARLNIEVTETALLRHEADSVRDLQTLHEIGVGICLDDFGTGFSSLSHLRSFPFDKIKIDGSFVQDGDERDDCAAIVRTLAQLGRTLGVETVAEGVETQAQYERVKADGCTLGQGYFFGRPAPSSADMVRVGEIMEAMQKQAASKKS from the coding sequence ATGAGCGCGATGAACATACCCGGAAGCTACTATCTGGGCGCTGCCAACGGGGTGGCAGACAACGCGGCACCACAGCGGCCTGACGTGGGACTGTTCCGGCGTATGCTCGACCAGGTGCCGGTCGGGGTGATGATGGTTGACCCCGTCACCTTCCTTATTACCTATGTGAATGACACGGCAGCCACCATCTTCCGCACCCTTCAGGCACTGCTCCCTGTCGGGGGAGAGGGGCTTATTGGCTGTAGCATCGATATTTTCAATGATGTCCTGCCCTACCAGCGCGAACTGATAACAAACCCCGCCAACCTGCCCTATTCCACCCGCCTGCGCCTGGGTGAGGAAGTGCTGGACCTGTCCATTTCCTGCGTGACTGGCCAGGACGGCACCTATGTCGGGCCTATGCTGACATGGTCGCGCGTGACAGCGCAGGTCCGGGCTGAAGAGTCCATGACACGGCTGGCCCGCTACGACATTCTGACAGGGCTACGAAACCGACCGACTTTTTTTGGCGAACTGGCGACCGATCTGGCCCGCCCCCGCCCCCCTGGCACCCCTCCGGCCGACGGCCTGTTTCTGGTCGATCTGGACGGTTTCAAACACGTCAACGACAGCTACGGTCACACGGCGGGCGACACGATCCTGGGCATGGTGGCCCATAAGCTGGAAGTCATCAGCCGCGAGCAGGGAGGCTGTGTTGGCCGCATGGGCGGGGATGAGTTCGCACTGTTCATTCCCGAATGCACGCCCTGCCAGGCCGAACACACAGCCCGCAGCATTATCCGCGCCATGCAGGAACCCCTGACCCTGCCAGAATGGGGCCGCCACCAGATTGGTGTTTCAGTCGGGATTGCCCTTTCCCCCGACCATGGCGCAGACCCCACCACCCTGCTGGCGCATGCCCATATGGCCCTGCACGATGTCAAACAGGGCGGCAAAGGCAGCTACCGTGTTTTTGTGCCGCAGATGAAGCACAAGCACCAGCGCCGCGCCAGCCTGGAAGGGCTGTTGCGTGAGGCCATGCCCCACAAGCGGGATATGTTTGTTTTCTATCAACCCATTGTGGACCTGACGACACGCCGGGTTGTCGCGCGTGAAGCCCTGATCCGCTGGCACCACCCAGAGCGTGGCTGGATTTCACCGGGTGATTTCATTCCCGTTGCCGAGGAAGCCGGGCTTATTCAGGAACTGGATGCCTTTGTCTTCGCCACCGCCTGCCGCGAGGCCGCAAACTGGCAGGACGGAGCCATTGTTGCCACCAATGTTTCTGCCGCCTGCCTGGGCCTTGTCCGCCTGCCCGATCTGGTGCAGGCCGAACTGGCCAGAACCGGCCTGCCCCCTGCCCGGTTGAACATCGAAGTGACGGAAACCGCCCTGCTCCGGCACGAGGCCGACAGCGTGCGCGACCTTCAGACCCTGCATGAAATTGGGGTTGGCATCTGTCTGGATGACTTTGGCACAGGTTTTTCCTCACTGTCGCACCTGCGGTCCTTTCCTTTTGACAAGATCAAGATCGACGGCTCCTTCGTGCAGGATGGTGACGAGCGTGACGACTGCGCTGCCATTGTACGTACCCTCGCCCAACTGGGCAGGACACTGGGGGTCGAGACAGTAGCCGAAGGGGTGGAAACACAAGCCCAGTACGAGCGCGTCAAAGCTGACGGCTGCACCCTGGGGCAGGGCTACTTTTTTGGCAGGCCCGCCCCTTCCAGCGCCGACATGGTCCGGGTGGGTGAAATCATGGAGGCCATGCAGAAGCAGGCGGCCAGCAAAAAAAGCTGA
- a CDS encoding CHAP domain-containing protein, with protein MQKLKLAVLSVLSASAFITAADARSSHSAAHHATTHHAVAHHNVHNTAFHVPARRGHSHGYTRTAMSHHYGHVIQCVAYAKSASDVVLRGNARDWWHNAAGVYDRGHAPESGSVLNFRATRRMPLGHVAVVRNVIDNRTITIDQSHWAQAGVSRNVNVIDVSPNNDWSAVRVSLNSRSGTYGSIYPTYGFIYGHHNTNAPAPDLRQQVMTAWAKRDVGTQVAQAPAVVPPAQGGEHITFNDE; from the coding sequence ATGCAAAAACTGAAGCTGGCCGTTCTGTCCGTTTTGTCCGCCTCCGCTTTCATCACCGCAGCCGACGCCCGCAGCAGCCATTCTGCTGCACACCATGCCACCACGCACCACGCCGTGGCACACCACAACGTGCACAATACCGCATTCCACGTTCCTGCCCGTCGCGGCCATAGCCATGGCTACACACGCACTGCCATGAGCCATCATTATGGCCATGTCATCCAGTGCGTTGCCTATGCCAAAAGCGCCTCCGATGTTGTGCTGCGTGGCAATGCGCGGGACTGGTGGCATAACGCTGCCGGTGTGTATGACCGTGGCCATGCACCGGAATCGGGCAGTGTGCTGAACTTCCGCGCTACACGCCGCATGCCGCTGGGCCATGTGGCTGTTGTCCGCAATGTTATTGACAACCGCACCATCACCATCGACCAGTCCCACTGGGCACAGGCCGGTGTCAGCCGCAACGTGAACGTTATTGACGTGTCACCCAACAATGACTGGTCGGCCGTGCGCGTGTCGCTTAACAGCCGCTCGGGCACCTATGGGTCCATCTACCCGACCTATGGCTTTATTTACGGCCACCACAACACCAATGCCCCGGCCCCCGACCTGCGCCAGCAGGTTATGACAGCCTGGGCCAAGCGTGATGTTGGCACTCAGGTTGCTCAGGCTCCGGCCGTCGTCCCGCCTGCACAGGGTGGCGAGCATATTACCTTCAACGACGAATAA